A stretch of DNA from Schizosaccharomyces osmophilus chromosome 2, complete sequence:
ACGGTGCTTTGAGTGGTActaaatttttaaaagttgaGTTAGAGACTGCGAGGTTCATAAGGATTTATTACCAGTCAGTGTACTGTGAACAAAGAAGATCATCGAATGattaaagaaatgaattttaACAATCTGTCAATCCCCTGAGAAATTTCTTTGACGAAAAAATTCACAAATTATGACGATGCATTTCCTTTGTtaaaattgtaaatattaGAAATAATCAATAAATTAGTTGCATagacattttttttaagtgAACGATAAAGTAGGAAGACGAGAAGAAGCCATGGATCAGTTGTAGGAAACAAACTTCAAAGTTTTCTCCATTCCAAGTCTGCCATATTGAAATCACGGTCTTCTAGGGTTCGTAGTTAGTAATCTCTGAATAATAATAGCAGGAATAAAAACAGTAATCATAGAAGAGATAGTCGTGCTTGGGAAGACATTCCAAGCATACTCCTGAAGTCCCCATAGTAGTATGGTCTGGAGCATGGAAAAGTTGGCTTGATAAAGCATGTAGGGAACATACCAAGCAAACCATGCATAGAATTGGTAATGGAGTGAGCGAGCGCAAAGGATACCAATAAGGTTGCTTGTAGTAAGGCTGgttaaaataaaatcaacGGAGATGGGAGCGACCGATGAAAGCGGTTGAAGGGTCAACATGGACCAGACCATTTGTAAAGGAGAGGCTTTTGATGGATAGTTCCATCTCTTGACAGCAAACacaaccaaaagaaaaacgtGTAAAAAGATGACAACGAGAGAAAAAAGCGGAGagtagaaaataaactttggaagaaagcGCCAGTTGACTGTCCACTTGTAATCAAAAACCCTACCAAAGTCGAAAGCTTGAGTCCAATAGCTCCAGATAAAGCTAGAAAAGGGAATCGAAAAAAGCAGTTGCACAAAggcaaatgaaaaaatattcagcCAAGTCTTTTTTGGTCCAACAGACTGTAAAAGGACAACAAGATAAGCGGGAAGGAAAAGGAGAGATGACATTTTAATGGAACAAGCAATACTCAAGAAAATGGTGGAAGTTGtccatttccttttacAAGCAAAcaatataaacaaagaagcaaaaaggcTGTTAAAACTGTCGTTGAAGAGTCTCAAGATGAAAATACTGTGGAGCCGTTTGGACAAGATCAGTAGCCCATAAAGATATAAAGGGACATGGACGGTTTTGAAGATCCAGCCAACGATAAAACTAGAACACAGGTatacaaaagcaaagatgTACTGGGCTTTGACGATATTCGTCCCGTGATCTGTCAGAAAGTATAGCAACGTGTATAGTAAAACGTGACCACCTGGATAAACGAGAGGACCGGTAGAGCCAACTAAGGACCGGTAGTCTCTCTCGCCAGAAAGGAAGCTACCGATTTGCTCCATGTAAGCAATCCAATCGATTTCTGTATAAGGGACATtggaaataataaacatgACAAAAGGGACTTCGAGCCATAGGATACGGGTAGGATGAAACCATTTTGAGGAAAGAAAGCGGAAAATCAAGAGAAAAGGATCAAACCTATTTGGGCCTGATCGAATAGGAGAGGGAAGGAGCATGGTAGGACAAGAAGAACGAAAAGTGCTGTGTACTATGGgaacaataaaaaacagGAAACCGCAAACGTATTcgttttcaaatattggTTCTTATATATTACAACTAGAAAAGGAACACTC
This window harbors:
- the alg3 gene encoding dolichyl-P-Man:Man(5)GlcNAc(2)-PP-Dol alpha-1,3-mannosyltransferase Alg3 yields the protein MLLPSPIRSGPNRFDPFLLIFRFLSSKWFHPTRILWLEVPFVMFIISNVPYTEIDWIAYMEQIGSFLSGERDYRSLVGSTGPLVYPGGHVLLYTLLYFLTDHGTNIVKAQYIFAFVYLCSSFIVGWIFKTVHVPLYLYGLLILSKRLHSIFILRLFNDSFNSLFASLFILFACKRKWTTSTIFLSIACSIKMSSLLFLPAYLVVLLQSVGPKKTWLNIFSFAFVQLLFSIPFSSFIWSYWTQAFDFGRVFDYKWTVNWRFLPKFIFYSPLFSLVVIFLHVFLLVVFAVKRWNYPSKASPLQMVWSMLTLQPLSSVAPISVDFILTSLTTSNLIGILCARSLHYQFYAWFAWYVPYMLYQANFSMLQTILLWGLQEYAWNVFPSTTISSMITVFIPAIIIQRLLTTNPRRP